One Nocardioides dongkuii genomic window, GCGAGCTGTCGGCCGTCGGGGGAGAGCGCGAGGCCCGGCGCGGTGGCCGCGACGGTGGTCCAGAAGTCGTTCCCGACGAATCCGGGCAGGTCGAGCAGGTGGTAGGCGCCATCCTCGGCGCCGACGACCACCGGGAGGCCCTCCTCCATGACGTACGCCGCGGCCGCCCGGCCGACGGCCACGTCGGACTCCACCCGGTCACTGGTCCACGACTCGTCGTCCCCCCCGCGCTCGGCGAGCCGGGCCGGCACCGCGTGGATCCGGTCCGGGACGCCGGGCCCCGCCGTACGCTCCGCCACCGGGGGACTCCCTCCCTCCGGGAGCCAGACCACCAGACCGCCGAGGAGCGCGACCCCTGCGACCCACGCCACCACTGCGGCCGCCCGGACGCGGCGCCGCGACCGGGTCGCCCGCGCCCACGTGTCGGCGGGCACGTCTGCCACCGGGGCCGCCTCGGCGACCCGGCCCAGTTCCTCGCGCAGCCGGCTCATGCCCGGTCCTGCACGAGCTCGGCGAGATCCGGAGCGAGCGTGCGCAGCCGCGCCAGCGCCTGGCGGCCGATCGACTTCACGGTGCCCGCACCGATCCCCAGCTCAGCGGCGGTCTGGACCTCGGTCAGGTCCTCGAAGTAGCGCAGCACCAGCACGGTGCGCTGCCGGGTGGTGAGCCGGGCGAGGGCCTGCTCCAGGGTCAGGCGCAGATCCGTGTCGGGCGCGCTCGCCGCCGCGTCGTACGACCCCAGCGCCGTCTCGCGGAGCTTCCGTTGCCGCCACCAGGAGACGTTCTGGGTGTACAGGATGCGTCGGACGTAAGGGTCCGGGTCACCCTCGATCCGGTGCCAGGCCTTGGCGGCCTTGAAGAGCGCTGTCTGCACGAGGTCCTCCGCCAGGTGAGCGTCCCCGGTGAGGAGGTACGCCGTCCGCGAGAGGGCGGGGGTGCGCGCGACGACGTACGCACGGAAGTCGTTCTCCGCGGTCGTGCCAGCCGGCATCCCGACCCCCTCTCATCCCTGAGGACGCAGGAACGGGCGGATCCGGGGGTCAGTCCGCGGAAGATTCGCCCAACTCAACGGTGAGGGAGGCCCAACTCAACGGTGAGGCAGGCCCAACTCAACGGTGGGGGTCAGCGGGCGCGGCGGGACATCCGCTCGACGTCCATGATCACGACCGAGCGGGGCTCGAGGCGCAGCCAGCCGCGGGAGGCGAAGTCGGCGAGCGCCTTGTTGACCGTCTCGCGGGAGGCGCCGACCAGCTGGGCGAGCTCCTCCTGGGTGAGGTCGTGGTGCACGTGCACGCCGTCGTCGGCGGTGCGGCCGAAGCGGTCGGCGAGGTCGAGGAGCGCCTTGGCGACGCGGCCGGGGACGTCGGAGAACACCAGGTCGGCGACGACGTCGTTGGCCTTGCGGAGCCGGCCGGCGAGCTGGGTGAGCAGGCCGCGGGCGACGACCGGGCGGCCCTCGAGCCAGCGCAGCAGGTCCTCGTGGGAGAGCGAGGCGAACGCCGCGTCGGTGACGGCGGTGACGGTCGCCGAGCGCGGGCCGGGGTCGAAGAGCGACAGCTCGCCGAACATCTGGCCGGGGCCGAGGATCGCGAGGAGGTTCTCGCGGCCGTCGGAGGAGGTGCGGCCGAGCTTCACCTTGCCGTCGAGGACGATGTAGAGCTTGTCGCCCGAGTCGCCTTCGTGGAAGAGCACATCGCCCCGGCGGAGGCGGCTCTCGGTCATCGAGGCGCGCAGCGCGGTGGCCGCCTCGTCGTCGAGGGCGCTGAACAGCGGCGCCTGACGCAGTACGTCGTTGTCCACGGGTCCTCCTCCTCGGGCCCTCACCTGCGCAGGGGCGTCCTCGTTGAATCCTAGCCAGTGGTCCATCTCACAGGCGACACCGACCCCAGCGAGTCGCCCCGGCCGAGGCTCGACCTGTCCGTGCCCGGCCGTACGCTGGGGGGGTGCCCGCCGACGAGACGCCGACGAGTCTGGTACGCCGCGCCCGCAAGATCGACCGGGTGCTCGCCCAGACCTACCCCGACGCTCGCTGCGAGCTCGACTTCGACGACCCCTTCCAGCTGCTGGTGGTCACGGTGCTCTCGGCGCAGACCACCGACAAGCGGGTCAACGCCGTGCGGCCGAGGCTGTTCGCGGCCTATCCCGACGCCCAGGCGATGGCCGCCGCCGACCGCGCGACCCTCGAGGGCATCGTCGGCCCGCTCGGGTTCTTCCGGGCCAAGACGGAGTCCCTGCTCAAGCTTAGCGCCGCGCTCGTCGAGGACCACGGTGGTGAGGTGCCGCCCCGGCTCGCCGACCTGGTCAAGCTGCCCGGCGTGGGCCGCAAGACCGCCAACGTGGTCCTGGGCAACGCGTTCGGCATCCCCGGCATCACCGTCGACACCCACTTCGGTCGGCTCGCCCGCCGGTTCGGGTGGACCGAGGAGACCGACCCGGTCAAGGTCGAGCACGCGGTCGGCGCGCTGTTCCCGAAGCGCGACTGGACGATGCTCAGCCACCACCTGATCTGGCACGGCCGGCGCGTCTGCCACAGCCAGAAGCCCGCCTGCGGCGCCTGCCCGGTCGCGCGCTGGTGCCCGGCGTACGGCGCGGGCCCGACCGACCCCGACGAGGCCGCCAAGCTCGTGAAGACCGAGGGGCGCGCATGAGGCGCCGGCTCGCGGCGGCCGCCGCCGGCCTGCTGGTCGTGCTCACCGCGTGCACCGAGACCGACAGCGGCGCGCGACCTGCGGACTCCTCCGGGACCGGCGTGTCGCGGGTCGACGTCGACACCCCGGAGCTGCGCGAGGCCAAGGCCGTGATCGGCGTCGAGGAGTGCGCCCCCGGCCGGGGCGAGGACGGCG contains:
- a CDS encoding SigE family RNA polymerase sigma factor — translated: MPAGTTAENDFRAYVVARTPALSRTAYLLTGDAHLAEDLVQTALFKAAKAWHRIEGDPDPYVRRILYTQNVSWWRQRKLRETALGSYDAAASAPDTDLRLTLEQALARLTTRQRTVLVLRYFEDLTEVQTAAELGIGAGTVKSIGRQALARLRTLAPDLAELVQDRA
- a CDS encoding Crp/Fnr family transcriptional regulator is translated as MDNDVLRQAPLFSALDDEAATALRASMTESRLRRGDVLFHEGDSGDKLYIVLDGKVKLGRTSSDGRENLLAILGPGQMFGELSLFDPGPRSATVTAVTDAAFASLSHEDLLRWLEGRPVVARGLLTQLAGRLRKANDVVADLVFSDVPGRVAKALLDLADRFGRTADDGVHVHHDLTQEELAQLVGASRETVNKALADFASRGWLRLEPRSVVIMDVERMSRRAR
- the nth gene encoding endonuclease III, translated to MPADETPTSLVRRARKIDRVLAQTYPDARCELDFDDPFQLLVVTVLSAQTTDKRVNAVRPRLFAAYPDAQAMAAADRATLEGIVGPLGFFRAKTESLLKLSAALVEDHGGEVPPRLADLVKLPGVGRKTANVVLGNAFGIPGITVDTHFGRLARRFGWTEETDPVKVEHAVGALFPKRDWTMLSHHLIWHGRRVCHSQKPACGACPVARWCPAYGAGPTDPDEAAKLVKTEGRA